A stretch of the Colias croceus chromosome 13, ilColCroc2.1 genome encodes the following:
- the LOC123696855 gene encoding armadillo-like helical domain-containing protein 3 produces the protein MATRKRSGSGSKRHLKEKVVQIYESFFRGEDLTSDNPTFWDEFFLLKPKIPQLEAEIQKLSPEQLLNMKDNINLLVIQCIEMLGQEHHIRLVYALQTFSALLTTMYQRLAQDSNINIKLILLGTENPNAKMQKLLEHCNAMLSGDVPDSLKSMVLKLLLIIATGIDNIDDNPLVEYLMMNSLFEPLIHLLCTSTERQQHGYDVVLLLMFLVNYKKQESANPYVVKLSILDDELALNGYGQVITAALNDYVMSTFGGMQTNSGGWLSSLTSMVGGIFLTNDDTQPVFRGQRNSGGEEGMLLALYEAAHLNRNFMTTLAHSSSAAASSAPPSPPATLPPHQSPPNLAQIQALIDNEQPTNLLVTFFQYCSIVMADTRTEASINKCSLCFITLTCIVEEQFANSIMHDQNLTFKVQLYRLPMRHRKIVLEEPPSQPLASTLIDLLVEFMMCHLLKKFPGELYEVCIGVLQRVLSYQKRCRVRLARDWRPLWAALIALLKFLVTNETTLLRRHNIFLMAQQVVNIFNLFITFGDTFLPTPASYDQLYYELIRMHQVFDNLFFMALRYSTGDGEYKAEALRLANCMVNVRAIIQHFSAKIESWLTSQHLSTPTEDQILEVVRKNYDSLILKLQEGLESYERYSEKSYRALLSKLVKGATACARQRSDAAALGHHSAALVSHYTTLA, from the exons ATGGCTACAAGAAAAAGGAGTGGTTCTGGATCCAAAAGACACCTAAAGGAGAAGGTTGTTCAGATTTATGAATCTTTCTTCAGAGGAGAGGACCTTACAAGTGATAATCCCACATTTTGGGATGAGTTTTTTCTGTTGAAGCCGAAGATTCCGCAATTGGAAGCAGAAATACAAAAACTAAGCCCAGAGCAGTTATTAAACATGAAAGATAATATCAATTTACTTGTTATTCAGTGTATTGAAATGTTAGGACAAGAGCACCATATCAG GTTAGTTTATGCACTGCAGACTTTTAGTGCTTTACTGACTACTATGTACCAAAGACTTGCACAggattcaaatataaatataaaactcatACTGTTGGGAACAGAGAACCCTAATGCTAAGATGCAAAAGCTTTTGGAACACTGTAATGCTATGCTATCAG gtgATGTTCCAGACAGTTTAAAGTCAATGGTTCTCAAATTACTGCTTATAATAGCAACCGGTATTGACAATATTGATGATAATCCACTGGTGGAATATCTGATGATGAATTCACTGTTTGAACCATTGATACACTTACTGTGTACTTCTACTGAACGCCAACAGCATG GTTATGATGTAGTACTCCTTCTAATGTTCCTCGTTAATTATAAGAAACAAGAATCTGCCAATCCATATGTGGTTAAATTATCAATACTGGATGATGAGCTAGCTCTCAATGG aTATGGCCAAGTTATAACAGCGGCATTGAATGATTATGTAATGTCAACTTTTGGTGGTATGCAGACAAACAGTGGAGGTTGGCTTAGCTCGCTCACAAGTATGGTGGGAGGCATATTCCTTACAAATGATGACACTCAGCCTGTTTTTCGGGGACAAAGAAATAG TGGTGGGGAAGAAGGTATGCTGCTAGCACTTTACGAAGCAGCTCATTTAAATCGCAACTTCATGACGACGCTGGCTCATTCGTCGTCAGCCGCTGCATCATCAGCACCACCCTCACCACCTGCAACTTTACCTCCGCACCAG AGTCCTCCAAACTTAGCGCAAATCCAGGCACTGATAGACAATGAGCAGCCAACgaatttattagttactttcTTCCAGTATTG ttcAATAGTAATGGCGGACACACGAACAGAGGCGAGCATTAACAAGTGCAGCCTTTGCTTCATCACACTTACGTGTATCGTAGAGGAACAATTCGCAAATTCCATCATGCACGACCAAAATCTTACTTTCAAA GTCCAGTTGTACAGACTGCCAATGCGTCATAGAAAAATCGTACTTGAAGAGCCTCCCTCGCAGCCATTAGCTTCTACtttaatag ATTTGCTCGTAGAATTTATGATGTGTCACCTACTAAAGAAGTTCCCGGGTGAATTATACGAAGTCTGTATAGGTGTTCTACAAAGGGTACTTAGTTATCAGAAGCGTTGTAGGGTGCGTTTGGCGCGCGACTGGCGGCCTCTGTGGGCGGCACTAATTGCGCTATTGAAGTTCCTAGTCACTAACGAAACTACGTTGTTGAGGAGGCATAATATATTCTTGATGGCGCAGCAG GTAGTGAATATTTTCAACCTATTTATCACATTTGGAGACACATTCCTGCCCACGCCAGCGTCTTACGATCAACTCTATTACGAGCTCATCAGGATGCATCAAGTTTTTGATAACCTTTTCTTTATGG cGCTAAGATATTCGACTGGAGATGGGGAATATAAAGCAGAAGCTCTACGTCTAGCGAACTGTATGGTGAACGTTCGCGCTATCATACAACACTTCTCTGCTAAAATCGAGTCTTGGTTGACTTCGCAACACCTATCTACGCCAACTGAAGATCAG aTACTGGAGGTAGTTCGAAAAAATTACGACAGTCTCATACTAAAACTGCAAGAAGGTCTAGAATCCTACGAACGGTACTCTGAAAAGTCCTATCGCGCGTTATTATCGAAGTTAGTGAAAGGCGCGACTGCGTGTGCGCGGCAACGTAGTGATGCGGCGGCGTTGGGACATCATTCCGCTGCGCTGGTATCGCATTATACAACTTTGGcttaa
- the LOC123696729 gene encoding coiled-coil domain-containing protein 149 has translation MFVNKNVKVKFPDQDLDDYVLENSVLKSKLQSKIDALSIMGKELDKCCMERDKYKILVEQLKSKNDVIHDLDYKINMPDRYAPTNTISGGEILAKIKEHNNILKIEVETLRSKLDEATGDIVALRKQLQKNMLTSVTSDHKKSSCEDTYSILDYEHLVQELEKIQKKYKQIQMDYRATLDEKEELVSDRDYYKTKVQRLNHQISFLLTNRIKNSSDGDDNSPKPIVDIDAMVMENKYLNERIAQLQIEKELVKRTLTKYKSLLDGRSKNDTLNFRKGFADVMTQKQVREYLNINSKSSLKRSSVTELKSLCLGLFEALNDKSIALQHQRKTNQILANRISELEKTMESWCNGQKCIPIFPSQILMEEFLNDSASIKSDESKEKSEREQNNTAKANYSDSDDSSSAKDVTCENSSSERSISKIILPEELELLVKEALAEMKSAD, from the exons atgtttgtaaacaaaaatgtCAAAGTAAAATTTCCTGACCAAGACCTGGACGACTATGTTCTCGAA AATTCTGTCCTCAAAAGTAAGCTACAAAGTAAAATCGACGCCCTTTCCATAATGGGCAAAGAATTAGATAAATGTTGTATGGAACGAGATAAGTACAAAATTTTAGTTGAACaattaaaaagcaaaaatgATGTTATACATGATTTggactataaaataaatatgcctGACAGATATGCACCAACAAATACTATCAGTGGAGGAGAGATACTGGCCAAAATCAAAGaacataataacatattaaagaTAGAG GTAGAGACATTAAGGAGTAAATTGGATGAGGCTACAGGTGACATAGTCGCACTGAGAAAACAACTACAGAAAAATATGTTAACCAGTGTTACAAGTGATCACAAGAAATCATCATGTGAAGACACATATTCCATTTTAGATTATGAACATTTAGTTCAAGAGCTAgagaaaatacaaaaaaag tACAAGCAAATTCAAATGGATTATCGGGCTACCTTGGATGAAAAGGAAGAATTGGTGTCTGACCGAGATTATTACAAAACCAAAGTGCAAAGATTGAACCATCAAATAAGCTTTCTTCTtacaaatagaataaaaaattcatcAGATGGTGATGATAATTCTCCTAAACCCATCGTTGATATTGATGCAATGGTTatggaaaataaatacctgAATGAAAGGATTGCTCAACTTCAAATTGAAAAGGAATTAGTGAAAAGAACACTGACTAAATATAAA AGTTTACTTGATGGTAGGAGCAAAAATGACACATTGAATTTTAGAAAAGGATTTGCTGATGTTATGACACAGAAGCAAG TTCGGGAATATCTTAACATAAATTCAAAGTCTAGccttaaaagatcttcagtgACAGAATTAAAATCACTATGCTTGGGTTTGTTTGAAGCATTGAATGACAAATCTATTGCATTACAGCATCAAAGGAAAACCAACca AATTTTAGCAAATCGAATATCAGAATTAGAGAAAACAATGGAAAGTTGGTGTAATGGCCAAAAATGTATCCCTATATTTCCATCACAGATACTTATGGAGGAATTTCTTAATGACTCTGCTTCTATCAAATCTGACGAATCTAAAGAGAAATCAGAAAGGGAGCAAAATAATACTGCCAAAGCTAATTATTCTGATAGTGATGATAGTAGTAGCGCAAAAGATGTTACTTGCGAAAATAGCAGCAGTGAAAGaagtatttcaaaaattattcttCCAGAAGAACTTGAACTGTTAGTGAAAGAGGCTCTTGCAGAAATGAAATCTGCAGACTGA